From a single Deinococcus ruber genomic region:
- a CDS encoding tRNA (cytidine(34)-2'-O)-methyltransferase, which translates to MTEPAAPVPLLHVVLFEPEKAGNVGNIARTCAVLGAQLHLIRPFGFHLSDRELRRAGMDYLEGVTLHEYANWTAFQRTLAPGARVWAFSTHATDLHTRAGFVRGDYLLFGPESRGLPVWLRDALPKLKLPQPGGGRSLNLSVAAGVAAFEAGRQIEGW; encoded by the coding sequence ATGACTGAGCCTGCTGCCCCGGTTCCCCTGCTGCATGTGGTGTTGTTCGAGCCGGAAAAGGCGGGCAACGTCGGCAACATCGCCCGGACGTGCGCGGTGCTGGGCGCACAGCTCCACCTGATCCGGCCGTTCGGCTTCCACCTGTCTGACCGGGAACTTCGGCGGGCGGGCATGGACTATCTGGAAGGCGTGACGCTGCACGAATACGCCAACTGGACGGCGTTCCAGCGCACTTTAGCCCCAGGCGCACGCGTATGGGCCTTCTCGACCCACGCGACCGACCTGCACACGCGGGCGGGCTTTGTGCGCGGCGATTATCTGCTGTTTGGGCCGGAATCGCGCGGCCTCCCCGTCTGGCTGCGCGACGCCCTGCCAAAGCTGAAGCTGCCGCAGCCGGGCGGAGGCCGCAGCCTGAACCTGTCGGTGGCGGCGGGGGTGGCGGCCTTCGAGGCGGGGCGGCAGATCGAGGGCTGGTAA
- a CDS encoding phosphoribosyltransferase family protein, with protein MNTFEVQVGSVKRVLPIVEVAPGVSIALFNMLGDTEVTEAAGAELARLLPADIDVLVTPEVKALSLAHVLSRESGKPYIVIRKTQKPYMVNPVAREVISITTGKPQLLVLDGMDVEKIRGKKVAIVDDVVSSGGTLASLRQIIEGVGGEVAAVVAVFTEGQERPEVTALGHLPLFK; from the coding sequence GTGAACACATTTGAAGTCCAAGTGGGCAGTGTCAAGCGCGTCCTGCCTATCGTCGAAGTTGCTCCCGGCGTGTCGATTGCGCTGTTCAACATGCTGGGTGACACCGAAGTGACCGAGGCCGCCGGGGCCGAACTGGCACGGCTGCTGCCCGCCGACATCGATGTACTGGTCACGCCCGAAGTCAAGGCGCTGTCGCTAGCGCATGTCCTCAGCCGCGAGAGTGGCAAGCCCTACATCGTCATTCGCAAGACCCAGAAGCCGTACATGGTCAATCCGGTGGCCCGCGAAGTCATCAGCATCACCACCGGCAAACCGCAACTGCTGGTGCTGGACGGCATGGACGTGGAAAAGATTCGCGGCAAGAAGGTCGCCATCGTAGACGACGTGGTGAGCAGCGGCGGCACACTCGCCTCGCTGCGCCAGATTATCGAGGGCGTGGGCGGCGAAGTCGCGGCAGTGGTCGCGGTCTTTACCGAGGGCCAGGAAAGGCCGGAAGTGACCGCGCTTGGGCATCTGCCGCTGTTCAAATAA
- a CDS encoding cytochrome P450 has translation MTIASTPALEAAQALFSPQAITDPYPLYAQARALGRELGTDGLLHVPEWNITLVFSHEVASAVFRSPAALSGQGFAGESETAFPEAMRVLRPMMLFHNGPSHTRLRSLAQAAFTPRVVAQQRELVQTRLDRLLKAAADNPDFDAVEDLAVPLPVGVITEMLGLSGDDEAKFRQWSGSIAELLGGNNESTVMERVEADAIEMRRYFRGLADELRARPQPGLLSAMAGVEDGGERLSSDELLANAVLLLAAGHETTTNLIASGILTLARQPDAWAALKENPELAPGMTEELLRVTSPVQRTGRGLAQDLVVGGQTLRAGSFAALIVAAANRDERVFPDPERLDPARPNTARHLAFASGPHYCLGASLARMEGELVFRTLAERFPGMQVPEQQVQYRPNFVLRGPLALRVQLGAQG, from the coding sequence ATGACCATTGCTTCTACTCCAGCGCTGGAAGCGGCGCAGGCGTTGTTCAGCCCGCAGGCGATCACCGACCCGTATCCGCTGTATGCCCAGGCCCGGGCGCTGGGGCGGGAACTCGGCACCGACGGCCTGCTGCACGTACCGGAATGGAATATAACCCTGGTCTTCAGTCATGAGGTGGCGAGCGCCGTCTTCCGTTCGCCAGCGGCCCTGAGCGGCCAGGGGTTTGCCGGAGAGTCTGAAACCGCCTTTCCGGAAGCGATGCGGGTGCTGCGCCCGATGATGCTGTTTCATAACGGCCCCTCGCATACCCGGCTGCGGTCGCTGGCACAGGCGGCCTTCACGCCCAGGGTGGTGGCCCAGCAGCGCGAACTGGTGCAGACGCGGCTCGATAGGCTGCTGAAGGCCGCCGCAGACAACCCCGATTTCGACGCCGTGGAAGATCTGGCGGTGCCGCTTCCGGTGGGCGTCATCACCGAAATGCTGGGGCTGTCGGGCGACGACGAGGCCAAGTTCCGGCAGTGGTCGGGCAGCATTGCCGAGCTGCTGGGCGGCAACAACGAAAGTACCGTGATGGAGCGTGTGGAAGCCGACGCCATCGAGATGCGGCGCTATTTCCGGGGGCTGGCCGACGAGCTGCGGGCGCGTCCTCAGCCGGGCCTGCTGAGCGCGATGGCGGGCGTGGAAGACGGCGGCGAGCGGCTGAGCAGCGATGAACTGCTGGCAAACGCCGTGTTGCTGCTGGCGGCAGGCCACGAAACCACCACCAACCTGATCGCGTCGGGCATTCTGACGCTGGCACGGCAGCCGGACGCGTGGGCCGCCCTGAAAGAAAATCCCGAGCTGGCCCCCGGCATGACCGAGGAACTGCTGCGCGTGACCTCGCCCGTGCAGCGAACCGGGCGCGGGCTGGCACAGGATCTGGTGGTGGGCGGGCAGACGCTGAGGGCCGGATCGTTTGCCGCGCTGATCGTGGCGGCGGCCAACCGCGACGAACGCGTCTTTCCCGACCCGGAGCGCCTCGACCCTGCTCGCCCCAATACCGCCCGCCATCTGGCCTTTGCCAGCGGCCCGCATTACTGCTTGGGCGCGAGTCTGGCCCGCATGGAAGGCGAGCTGGTCTTCCGCACCCTGGCCGAGCGCTTCCCAGGTATGCAGGTGCCCGAGCAGCAGGTGCAGTATCGGCCCAATTTCGTGCTGCGCGGGCCACTGGCGCTGCGCGTTCAGCTCGGGGCACAGGGCTGA
- the ispF gene encoding 2-C-methyl-D-erythritol 2,4-cyclodiphosphate synthase, which produces MSSVRIGYGEDAHRLEAGRELWLGGLKVPDAPAGAVAHSDGDAVLHAVADALLSGLALGDIGQYFPDTDPAHAGLDSRVIVRRCLELVQQRGYLPQNVALVVTLDRPKLGPLRQQIAQSVAALLALDEGAVGVSFKTSEGLAPAHVQVRVTVLLAAHD; this is translated from the coding sequence ATGTCGAGTGTTCGTATCGGATACGGCGAAGATGCCCACCGCCTTGAGGCGGGCCGTGAGCTGTGGCTGGGCGGCCTGAAGGTGCCGGACGCCCCGGCGGGCGCAGTGGCCCACTCTGACGGCGACGCGGTGCTGCACGCCGTTGCAGACGCGCTGCTGAGTGGGCTGGCGCTGGGCGATATCGGTCAGTATTTCCCCGACACCGACCCGGCGCACGCGGGCCTGGATTCGCGGGTGATTGTGCGGCGCTGCCTGGAACTGGTGCAGCAGCGCGGCTACCTGCCGCAGAACGTGGCGCTGGTGGTCACGCTCGACCGCCCGAAGCTGGGGCCGCTGCGCCAGCAGATCGCGCAGAGTGTCGCGGCGCTGCTGGCGCTGGACGAGGGGGCGGTGGGCGTGTCGTTCAAGACCTCGGAGGGGCTGGCTCCGGCGCATGTGCAGGTGCGCGTGACGGTGCTGCTGGCGGCCCATGACTGA
- a CDS encoding glycoside hydrolase family 10 protein, with protein sequence MPRFRSRLLLTASCLLLSSAASQETAPAAPVPVQVPALPPESAPSQPVPSVPVQVAPTESAAADPAPSAAPNSKLRGLWMDAFGPGLKTPEQVQQAVDDAAALGVNALFVQAIRRADCLCRLGSVPPAADIAPNFDPLAQIIKLAHARGIRVLAWYSVTGAWNVTLPSAGKTQVFAQHGPDAGRTSWLARRSDGTWRDNSDAWLDPGIPGAADYMATSALNLVKHYDLDGLQLDRIRYPDGGDWGYSPVTLARYRSETGQKGTPAPGDVHWKTWKRDQVTALTRRIVLESRALKPGLLISAATIVYGDGPADRAAFQNTRTYAEVLQDWPGWMQEGLLDVNVMMNYKRDGVNGQEVWFDHWNAFADSVRLGDEEVAAGTAMYLNAPGVTAAQAARATVQGLGWVGYSYRTPTAGVYSTAQTQPQGFSALQSALTAPGAVLGQPLAWNMAAPVRHGVLGRVVGAVQVGGLRVSAYDAAGTLLATTATDANGYYGFTDLSQAGSGKVEIRALDQRWAQALGTGVTRFPNLLVRAVVRVGSGQ encoded by the coding sequence ATGCCCCGCTTCCGCTCCCGCCTGCTGCTGACCGCTTCCTGTCTCCTCCTCTCCAGCGCCGCATCTCAGGAGACGGCCCCCGCCGCCCCTGTGCCGGTGCAGGTACCCGCGCTGCCGCCCGAATCTGCCCCCAGCCAGCCTGTTCCCAGCGTGCCGGTGCAGGTGGCCCCAACAGAGTCGGCGGCGGCTGACCCTGCACCGTCTGCCGCCCCGAACTCGAAGTTGCGCGGCCTGTGGATGGACGCCTTCGGGCCGGGTCTCAAGACGCCGGAACAGGTGCAGCAGGCGGTTGACGATGCCGCCGCGCTGGGCGTGAACGCGCTGTTCGTGCAGGCGATCCGCCGCGCCGATTGCCTGTGCCGCCTGGGAAGCGTGCCCCCGGCTGCCGACATCGCGCCAAATTTCGATCCGCTGGCCCAGATCATCAAGCTGGCGCACGCACGTGGGATTCGGGTGCTGGCGTGGTACAGCGTGACCGGTGCGTGGAACGTGACGCTGCCCAGTGCAGGCAAGACGCAGGTGTTCGCGCAGCATGGCCCGGATGCGGGGCGCACGTCCTGGCTGGCACGCCGAAGCGACGGAACGTGGCGCGACAATTCGGATGCCTGGCTCGATCCGGGCATTCCCGGCGCAGCCGACTACATGGCGACTTCGGCGCTGAATCTGGTCAAACACTATGACCTGGACGGCCTGCAACTCGACCGTATCCGCTACCCCGACGGCGGCGACTGGGGATACAGCCCGGTCACGCTCGCCCGTTACCGCAGCGAAACCGGGCAGAAAGGCACGCCCGCGCCCGGCGACGTGCACTGGAAGACCTGGAAACGCGATCAGGTGACGGCACTCACCCGCCGCATCGTGCTGGAATCCCGCGCACTCAAGCCGGGTCTGCTCATCAGCGCGGCGACCATCGTGTATGGCGATGGCCCCGCCGACCGCGCCGCCTTCCAGAACACCCGCACCTATGCCGAAGTGCTTCAGGACTGGCCCGGCTGGATGCAGGAAGGGCTGCTCGACGTGAACGTGATGATGAATTACAAGCGCGACGGCGTGAACGGTCAGGAAGTGTGGTTCGACCACTGGAACGCCTTTGCCGATTCTGTGCGGCTGGGCGACGAAGAGGTGGCGGCAGGCACGGCCATGTACCTGAATGCCCCCGGTGTGACCGCTGCTCAGGCTGCCCGCGCCACCGTGCAGGGGCTGGGCTGGGTCGGTTACTCGTACCGCACGCCCACCGCAGGCGTCTACAGCACCGCGCAGACGCAGCCGCAGGGGTTCAGTGCCCTGCAATCCGCTCTGACTGCCCCCGGCGCAGTGCTGGGCCAGCCGCTCGCCTGGAACATGGCCGCCCCCGTGCGTCACGGTGTGCTGGGCCGGGTGGTCGGTGCTGTGCAGGTGGGAGGGCTGCGGGTCAGCGCCTACGACGCGGCGGGAACTCTGCTCGCCACCACGGCCACCGACGCCAACGGCTATTACGGCTTTACCGATCTGTCGCAGGCAGGCAGTGGCAAGGTCGAGATACGCGCCCTGGATCAGCGCTGGGCACAGGCGCTCGGCACCGGCGTGACGCGTTTTCCCAACCTGCTCGTGCGGGCAGTGGTACGGGTGGGTTCGGGCCAATAA